The proteins below come from a single Hippocampus zosterae strain Florida chromosome 5, ASM2543408v3, whole genome shotgun sequence genomic window:
- the ptpn3 gene encoding tyrosine-protein phosphatase non-receptor type 3 isoform X2, producing MPKPDLLCLVQLLDGTIETFRVNKQDEGVVLLDQVCDHLGLQERQLFSLQIRESSTAVTSIMANTHSPRWLEPEKPFKKQIKGLASPFYLNFRVRFFITDPNSLQHEQTRNLYFLQIRSDIKEGRLQCPLSSAVVLASYAVQSELGDHSPSQQSGYLSKYHFIPEQDENFVSKVEDLHPKHKGLKKSEAELCFLNTARTLELYGVELHAALDTNNTSLMVGLASSGVAIFCNMICSSFFPWGNIIKISFKRKRFFMHLKRKHGETQDCEVSLVLLCAKSCKNLWRSCVDHHSFFSSNRTARSPKHNNSTVQSYRKMITHHLGLANSKNESGPVCQRVVGGMVWNPVLRRSISSEYLETKSLPSRSPPSTPKWRSTRVRHGIRKVRPSSMELNSELKDMSEGEDVFYTYRTSVSSSKDSEGDSSLHQLDDISLQADDSITEEDGVSSSLYNKALSDGDLLLIRIAPDHEGKFGFNVKGGVDQKMPLAISHVKPDSPAGRCEPKLLEGDQVVLINGRDISEHTHDQVVMFIRASRESHSGELALLIKRKGPGRAAALLLPPPALTLTSQSQGDGQPELVTTLDESMRQVERGIQSGTLCFHFENLYRRKPGLTLSCARLPKNMEKNRYRDILPYDVTRVTLEGQEDYINASHITMAPPVSGECLRYVAAQGPLPQTCSHFWQSVWEQQSHTIVMLTTLTERGRTKCHQYWPHPPEVKDYGHMRVKCHSEECNLAYVTRQFTLTHTQRGEERAVTHLQYVAWPDHGVPDDPSDFLLFITSARERRRAEEPLVVHCSAGIGRTGVLITMETALTLLDRGLPVFPLDIVKTLRDQRAMMIQTTCQFQFVCEAILRVYKEKQGGSKTPQPK from the exons ATGCCAAAACCGGACCTGCTCTGCTTAGTTCAGCTGCTGGACGGCACCATTGAGACCTTCCGAGTCAAT AAGCAGGATGAAGGTGTGGTTTTGTTGGACCAAGTGTGCGACCACCTGGGCCTGCAGGAGAGGCAGCTCTTCAGTCTGCAGATCAGAGAGTCTAGCACAGCCGTTACCTCAATCATGGCCAATACACATTCGCCC AGATGGTTGGAGCCTGAGAAACCCTTTAAGAAGCAAATCAAAG GTCTTGCATCTCCCTTTTACCTAAACTTCAGAGTGCGCTTCTTCATTACCGATCCCAACTCTCTACAACATGAACAGACAAG GAACCTTTACTTCCTCCAGATCAGGAGTGACATTAAAGAAGGCAG GTTGCAGTGCCCGCTGAGTTCAGCTGTCGTGTTGGCCTCTTACGCCGTGCAGT CTGAGCTGGGGGATCACAGTCCATCCCAGCAAAGCGGTTACTTGTCCAAGTACCACTTCATCCCTGAGCAGGATGAGAACTTTGTTTCCAAAGTGGAGGACCTGCATCCAAAGCACAA GGGTCTGAAGAAAAGCGAGGCCGAGTTGTGTTTCCTCAACACAGCACGGACGTTGGAGCTTTATGGAGTGGAGCTGCACGCTGCCTTG GATACCAACAATACCTCTCTAATGGTGGGCCTGGCATCAAGTGGTGTTGCAATATTCTGTAATATGATTTGCTCGAGTTTCTTCCCTTG GGGGAACATTATCAAGATTTCATTTAAGAGGAAGCGATTCTTTATGCATCTCAAACGTAAACAT GGGGAGACCCAGGACTGCGAAGTGTCACTAGTACTGCTCTGCGCAAAGAGCTGTAAGAACCTGTGGCGCTCCTGTGTGGATCATCACTCTTTCTTCAGCAGCAACCGCACCGCCAGGAGCCCCAAACACAACAACAGCACAGTTCAATCCTACAGGAAGATGATCACACACCACCTGGGCCTTGCAAACAGTAAAAACGAAAG TGGTCCAGTTTGTCAACGTGTGGTGGGCGGGATGGTGTGGAACCCAGTCCTGCGGCGGTCCATTTCATCAGAATATTTAGAGACGAAGAGTCTACCGTCTAGATCGCCCCCCAGCACACCCAAATG GCGGAGTACTCGCGTTCGCCACGGCATCCGCAAAGTCCGTCCGTCATCCATGGAGCTGAACAGTGAGTTGAAAGACATGTCCGAGGGAGAAGACGTCTTCTACACTTACAGGACGTCCGTCAGCAGCAGCAAGGACAGCGAAGGGGACTCTTCGCTACATCA GTTGGATGATATCTCGTTGCAAGCTGATGACAGTATAACAGAAGAGGATGGCGTCAGCAGCTCCCTCTACAACAAG GCCCTCAGCGACGGCGACCTGCTGCTAATTCGCATCGCTCCTGATCATGAGGGCAAGTTTGGCTTTAATGTTAAA ggTGGGGTGGATCAAAAGATGCCTCTTGCCATATCCCATGTTAAACCTGACTCTCCG GCCGGTCGATGTGAGCCCAAACTGCTGGAGGGAGACCAGGTGGTACTCATCAATGGTCGAGACatttctgaacacacacacgaccAGGTGGTCATGTTCATACGGGCCAGCAGAGAGTCGCACTCCGGAGAGCTTGCCCTGCTCATCAAACGCAAAG GTCCTGGCCGTGCAGCGGCCCTGCTGCTGCCGCCTCCCGCCCTCACCCTCACCAGTCAATCCCAAGGAGATGGGCAGCCAGAGCTGGTCACGACATTAGACGAATCTATGCGACAGGTGGAGAGAGGAATTCAGTCAGGAACTCTGTGCTTCCACTTTGAG AATTTATATCGGAGGAAGCCCGGCTTGACGCTCAGCTGCGCTCGGCTTCCCAAGAACATGGAGAAGAATCGCTATAGGGACATTTTACCCT ATGACGTGACCAGAGTCACCCTCGAGGGCCAGGAGGACTACATCAATGCCAGCCATATCACG ATGGCACCTCCGGTGTCTGGGGAGTGTTTACGTTACGTTGCAGCTCAGGGTCCACTGCCGCAGACCTGCTCTCACTTTTGGCAGAGTGTTTGGGAGCAGCAGTCACACACCATTGTCATGCTTACGACTCTGACAGAGCGAGGAAGG ACCAAGTGTCACCAGTACTGGCCGCATCCACCGGAAGTGAAGGATTACGGACACATGCGAGTGAAGTGCCACTCAGAGGAGTGTAACCTGGCCTATGTGACACGGCAattcaccctcacacacactcag CGGGGTGAAGAGCGTGCGGTCACACACCTGCAATACGTGGCGTGGCCTGACCACGGTGTACCTGATGACCCTTCCGACTTCCTGCTGTTCATCACCTCGGCCAGGGAGAGGAGACGAGCCGAAGAGCCACTCGTGGTGCACTGCAG CGCCGGGATTGGACGGACGGGTGTTCTGATCACCATGGAGACGGCTCTGACGCTGTTAGATCGAGGGCTACCGGTGTTCCCGCTGGACATTGTCAAAACACTGAGAGATCAGCGAGCCATGATGATTCAGACCACG TGTCAGTTCCAGTTCGTGTGCGAAGCCATTCTGCGAGTCTACAAGGAGAAGCAAGGGGGATCTAAGACCCCGCAGCCCAAATGA
- the ptpn3 gene encoding tyrosine-protein phosphatase non-receptor type 3 isoform X1 → MPKPDLLCLVQLLDGTIETFRVNKQDEGVVLLDQVCDHLGLQERQLFSLQIRESSTAVTSIMANTHSPRWLEPEKPFKKQIKGLASPFYLNFRVRFFITDPNSLQHEQTRNLYFLQIRSDIKEGRLQCPLSSAVVLASYAVQSELGDHSPSQQSGYLSKYHFIPEQDENFVSKVEDLHPKHKGLKKSEAELCFLNTARTLELYGVELHAALDTNNTSLMVGLASSGVAIFCNMICSSFFPWGNIIKISFKRKRFFMHLKRKHGETQDCEVSLVLLCAKSCKNLWRSCVDHHSFFSSNRTARSPKHNNSTVQSYRKMITHHLGLANSKNESGPVCQRVVGGMVWNPVLRRSISSEYLETKSLPSRSPPSTPKWRSTRVRHGIRKVRPSSMELNSELKDMSEGEDVFYTYRTSVSSSKDSEGDSSLHQLDDISLQADDSITEEDGVSSSLYNKQALSDGDLLLIRIAPDHEGKFGFNVKGGVDQKMPLAISHVKPDSPAGRCEPKLLEGDQVVLINGRDISEHTHDQVVMFIRASRESHSGELALLIKRKGPGRAAALLLPPPALTLTSQSQGDGQPELVTTLDESMRQVERGIQSGTLCFHFENLYRRKPGLTLSCARLPKNMEKNRYRDILPYDVTRVTLEGQEDYINASHITMAPPVSGECLRYVAAQGPLPQTCSHFWQSVWEQQSHTIVMLTTLTERGRTKCHQYWPHPPEVKDYGHMRVKCHSEECNLAYVTRQFTLTHTQRGEERAVTHLQYVAWPDHGVPDDPSDFLLFITSARERRRAEEPLVVHCSAGIGRTGVLITMETALTLLDRGLPVFPLDIVKTLRDQRAMMIQTTCQFQFVCEAILRVYKEKQGGSKTPQPK, encoded by the exons ATGCCAAAACCGGACCTGCTCTGCTTAGTTCAGCTGCTGGACGGCACCATTGAGACCTTCCGAGTCAAT AAGCAGGATGAAGGTGTGGTTTTGTTGGACCAAGTGTGCGACCACCTGGGCCTGCAGGAGAGGCAGCTCTTCAGTCTGCAGATCAGAGAGTCTAGCACAGCCGTTACCTCAATCATGGCCAATACACATTCGCCC AGATGGTTGGAGCCTGAGAAACCCTTTAAGAAGCAAATCAAAG GTCTTGCATCTCCCTTTTACCTAAACTTCAGAGTGCGCTTCTTCATTACCGATCCCAACTCTCTACAACATGAACAGACAAG GAACCTTTACTTCCTCCAGATCAGGAGTGACATTAAAGAAGGCAG GTTGCAGTGCCCGCTGAGTTCAGCTGTCGTGTTGGCCTCTTACGCCGTGCAGT CTGAGCTGGGGGATCACAGTCCATCCCAGCAAAGCGGTTACTTGTCCAAGTACCACTTCATCCCTGAGCAGGATGAGAACTTTGTTTCCAAAGTGGAGGACCTGCATCCAAAGCACAA GGGTCTGAAGAAAAGCGAGGCCGAGTTGTGTTTCCTCAACACAGCACGGACGTTGGAGCTTTATGGAGTGGAGCTGCACGCTGCCTTG GATACCAACAATACCTCTCTAATGGTGGGCCTGGCATCAAGTGGTGTTGCAATATTCTGTAATATGATTTGCTCGAGTTTCTTCCCTTG GGGGAACATTATCAAGATTTCATTTAAGAGGAAGCGATTCTTTATGCATCTCAAACGTAAACAT GGGGAGACCCAGGACTGCGAAGTGTCACTAGTACTGCTCTGCGCAAAGAGCTGTAAGAACCTGTGGCGCTCCTGTGTGGATCATCACTCTTTCTTCAGCAGCAACCGCACCGCCAGGAGCCCCAAACACAACAACAGCACAGTTCAATCCTACAGGAAGATGATCACACACCACCTGGGCCTTGCAAACAGTAAAAACGAAAG TGGTCCAGTTTGTCAACGTGTGGTGGGCGGGATGGTGTGGAACCCAGTCCTGCGGCGGTCCATTTCATCAGAATATTTAGAGACGAAGAGTCTACCGTCTAGATCGCCCCCCAGCACACCCAAATG GCGGAGTACTCGCGTTCGCCACGGCATCCGCAAAGTCCGTCCGTCATCCATGGAGCTGAACAGTGAGTTGAAAGACATGTCCGAGGGAGAAGACGTCTTCTACACTTACAGGACGTCCGTCAGCAGCAGCAAGGACAGCGAAGGGGACTCTTCGCTACATCA GTTGGATGATATCTCGTTGCAAGCTGATGACAGTATAACAGAAGAGGATGGCGTCAGCAGCTCCCTCTACAACAAG CAGGCCCTCAGCGACGGCGACCTGCTGCTAATTCGCATCGCTCCTGATCATGAGGGCAAGTTTGGCTTTAATGTTAAA ggTGGGGTGGATCAAAAGATGCCTCTTGCCATATCCCATGTTAAACCTGACTCTCCG GCCGGTCGATGTGAGCCCAAACTGCTGGAGGGAGACCAGGTGGTACTCATCAATGGTCGAGACatttctgaacacacacacgaccAGGTGGTCATGTTCATACGGGCCAGCAGAGAGTCGCACTCCGGAGAGCTTGCCCTGCTCATCAAACGCAAAG GTCCTGGCCGTGCAGCGGCCCTGCTGCTGCCGCCTCCCGCCCTCACCCTCACCAGTCAATCCCAAGGAGATGGGCAGCCAGAGCTGGTCACGACATTAGACGAATCTATGCGACAGGTGGAGAGAGGAATTCAGTCAGGAACTCTGTGCTTCCACTTTGAG AATTTATATCGGAGGAAGCCCGGCTTGACGCTCAGCTGCGCTCGGCTTCCCAAGAACATGGAGAAGAATCGCTATAGGGACATTTTACCCT ATGACGTGACCAGAGTCACCCTCGAGGGCCAGGAGGACTACATCAATGCCAGCCATATCACG ATGGCACCTCCGGTGTCTGGGGAGTGTTTACGTTACGTTGCAGCTCAGGGTCCACTGCCGCAGACCTGCTCTCACTTTTGGCAGAGTGTTTGGGAGCAGCAGTCACACACCATTGTCATGCTTACGACTCTGACAGAGCGAGGAAGG ACCAAGTGTCACCAGTACTGGCCGCATCCACCGGAAGTGAAGGATTACGGACACATGCGAGTGAAGTGCCACTCAGAGGAGTGTAACCTGGCCTATGTGACACGGCAattcaccctcacacacactcag CGGGGTGAAGAGCGTGCGGTCACACACCTGCAATACGTGGCGTGGCCTGACCACGGTGTACCTGATGACCCTTCCGACTTCCTGCTGTTCATCACCTCGGCCAGGGAGAGGAGACGAGCCGAAGAGCCACTCGTGGTGCACTGCAG CGCCGGGATTGGACGGACGGGTGTTCTGATCACCATGGAGACGGCTCTGACGCTGTTAGATCGAGGGCTACCGGTGTTCCCGCTGGACATTGTCAAAACACTGAGAGATCAGCGAGCCATGATGATTCAGACCACG TGTCAGTTCCAGTTCGTGTGCGAAGCCATTCTGCGAGTCTACAAGGAGAAGCAAGGGGGATCTAAGACCCCGCAGCCCAAATGA